The DNA region ACCTGATTATAGTGCGCATTGTGGAACTTTTCCAGGCCGAAAGAAAACGGAAAGCAAGGCTATTGCAAGCGATGAAAAACCACAACCTGCTTCACCAAAAAAGGAACAAAAAAATGGGCAACTGCTGACTGCAATTAACCGATTAAAACGAATAAACAATTAACCTAAATAAAAAATGATTGATTTAAAAAAATTACAAGTTTGGTTCATCACCGGAACACAACATTTATATGGCGATGAAACCCTAAAACAAGTGGCAACGCATGCACAGCAGGTAGCCGATTCGTTAAACGAGAACGGAAATATCTCTGTTTCGGTGGTGTACAAGCCGATTGTGAAAACTACTGAAGAAATTTTTGAAACTTTACAGCAGGCGAATATTGATGAAAATTGCATTGGTGTAATTACGTGGATGCACACTTTCTCGCCCGCTAAAATGTGGATCAGAGGTTTAAACATCTTGCAAAAACCCTTGCTGCATTTACACACGCAGTTTAACCGCGATATTCCGTGGGATAGCATCGACATGGATTTCATGAACCTAAATCAAAGTGCACACGGCGACAGAGAATTTGGCTTTATGGTTTCGCGGATGCGTAAAGACCGCAAGGTGGTGGTTGGCCACTGGCAGGATGAAGAAGTGGCGAAGCAAATTGATGTTTGGGCTCGTGCTGCTGCTGCGTGGAACGATTGGCAAGGTGCCAAGTTCGTTCGTTTTGGCGATAACATGCGCTTCGTAGCCGTAACAGATGGCGATAAAGTTGAAGCAGAAATGAAATTTGGTTTTTCGGTAAATACTTATGGTATAGGCGATTTGGTTGCTGTAATTAATGAAATAAGTGAAGATGCCATTCAAACGCTGCTGAAGGCATACGAGCAGACTTATGAAATGGCTGATGACCTGAAAACTGGCGGCGCCAGACATTCGTCTGTTTATGAAGCTGCAAGAATTGAATTGGGCTTGCGGAAATTTCTTGAGGATGGAGGCTTTAAAGGTTTCTCTGATACCTTCGAAGATTTGCACGGCATGATTCAGTTGCCGGGAATTGCCGCCCAGCGCCTAATGGCCGATGGTTATGGCTTTGCTGGCGAAGGCGATTGGAAAACTGCTGCTTTGGTGCGTGCCTGTAAGGTTATGGGCGCTGGTTTGCCAGGGGGAAATGCATTTATGGAAGATTATACCTACCATTTTGATCCTGCAAATGCAATGGTTTTAGGCTCTCACATGCTCGAAGTAGATGCTTCGTTAGCCAAAGGCAAGGCCAGCCTCGAAGTTCATCCGTTGGGCATTGGTGGCAAGGCCGATCCTGCACGTTTGGTTTTTAATGTTTCTGGTGGCGATGCGCTAAATGCATCTTTAATTGATATGGGCAACCGTTTCCGCTTATTAGTGAACGAAGTAAAGGCCGTTGAAGCCGAACACGATTTGCCTAACCTGCCCGTTGCCCGTGTACTTTGGAAACCGCTTCCGGATATGAAAACCGGCTGTGCAGCATGGATATACGCTGGTGGCGCACACCACACGGCCTATAGCCAAAACCTAACTACCGAGCATCTGTCAGACTTTGCTAACATCGCTGGTTTAGAATATGTAAACATTGGTGCTGATACAAAAATTAACCAATTCAGAAATGAATTGCACTGGAACGAGGTTTTTTATAAATAACGTAGCTAATAACCAAAGAAGTCAAGCTTTAAAAGCTTGACTTCTTTTTGCGTACATCTTAACGCCAATCAACCGATAGCCAACGTCCTTTCGGAAACTTTCCGTTAGTCGAAATTTGCAATCTCGAGTGGAAAAATTGTGGATTTCAAATCCACCGATGATAAAAGCCGAGTCGGGATTACAAAATCCAACCAGCTAGCAGAGCTGGAGGAGAAATCTATTAAACATTTTCTTATAGCTAATAACCAAATAGACTCTCAGAAAACAAGTTCAATTTTAGATTTGTCACGTTGAGCCTATCGAAACGCCCTTTCACGCATTTAGGCTAGTCTTTCTACTACTTGTCCCCACTTTTCGGGAAGCTACCATTAACGTTTTTTGACAACAATACAAAAATCGTCATTTCGAGCGTAGCCGAGAAATCTTTGAACCTAGCGCAAAGATTTCTCCCTCCGTAGGAGCTCCTATGGAGCACTTCGGTCGAAATGACGACTCCTTTTAGAGAAACTCATGCGACTCATTCCGTTTGAAAAATTGTGGATTTCAAATCCACTGAAGATAAAAACTGAGTCGGGATTACAAATCTACGGCTAGCTAGCGGAGAAGTCTGATAAACATTTTCATAACTAATAACAAAGAAGTCAAACTTTTAAAGCTTGACTTCTTTTTCCCGTTGCGCCGCAAATACCTTACGCTATTAGCCGTTCAGTAAATTCGGTTTTTCGTGGTAGGTCTTCCACAGCAGCTCACCGAACAGGGTGTTCGACCATGCAAACCACGATCTGGTAAACTTTGCCGGGTTATCTTTATGAAACGATTCGTGCATAAAGCCTTTTCCGGCATGTGTTTTTTGCAGCGTTTCAATGCAGTATTTAATCTCAGCTTCATTGCTCGAAGTAAGCGCCCTCATGGTAATACTCATTGGCCAAATCATATCCTGACCAGCATGCGGACCGCCTATCCCCTCTGCCGCCGTTCCTTTAAAGAAGTATGGATTGTCTTTAGACAGCGCAAATTTCCGGGTATTTTTATAAATCGGGTCTTCGGCACTCATAGCGCCAAGGTAAGGCAGGCTCAGTAAGCTTGGCACATTAGAATCGTCCATTAAATAAGCACTGCCGAAACCATCAACCTCAAAGGCGTAAACTTTACCGTATTTAGGATGGTTAATTATAGCATGTTTCTGCAAGGCTGCACTTACCTCAGTGGCCAGATTAAGCAGGTTGCTTTCTAAAGCCTTATCAGGGTGCATTGCTTTGATCATTTCTGCAGCTTGTTTTAAGCTCGATACGGCAAAGAAATTCGAGGGCACCAGAAAAGGAAAGATCGTTGCATCATCGCTTGGGCGGAACGCAGAACAAATTAAGCCTACCGGGTTTACAGGGAAACCATATCCGGCCATTGGAAGCGAATCTGTAGGCTGCGTGGTTTCACGTTGAAAATGGTAAGGTCCCTTGTCTGTTTTTCGCTGTTGTTCCTTAAATGTTTTTAAAGTTGCCTCAATGGCCTTTTTCCAATCGGCATCGAAAGGCGCTTTGTCTCCGGTTTTTTTCCAGTAGTTATAGGCCAGCCTGATGGGATAGCATAGAGAATCGATTTCCCATTTGCGCTCATGCACACCGGCCTGCATGTCTGTTTTATCGGTTTTCCATTCGCCTACCTTATTCGGGTCGCCATAAAAAGCATTGGCATACGGATCTTTTAAAACGCATTTGGTTTGATGGATAATTACCCCTGCGATTAGTTTCTTAAGTGGTTCATCTTCGTTAACAAACTGTAAATACGGCCAAACCTGCGCCGAGCTGTCGCGTAGCCACATGGCATCAATATCTCCGGTAATTACATAGGTATCAGGTCTGCCATTTTTTTCCTCGTAATAAACTGTGGTATCGAGTGTATTTGGAAAACAGTTTTCAAAAAGCCATGCCAGTTCGGGATTTTTAACGTTGGCCTGGAAAGTTTTAATTGCCGAATCTACAGCTTTACTCTGGAAATGCCTCTTGCCGGCGGCAACCCGCACAACAGGAAATTCCGGAACCAGATTTGCGGCAAAGGAAAATTTCGACGCGACTACGCCTGCACCAAGCATTCCTGTGCTTTGAATAAATTTTCTTCTTTTCATTATTTATGTGTTATTGAGATTTTTAAGGTTTCCGTTGATGCAATTAACAAGGTTTATGGGCAGAATCAAACCATCGGGTTGGATTTTGATCGCGAACATAATCTGGTTAGAGCTAAACAAATATTAGGATTATTTTGATAACATCAAAATAAAATAGTGATTAAAACGATCGCTAAATCGATTTTGTACAGTATTTGGATCTGGTATTTTCAAGCGGCTAAAGCAATGAAAGGTGAACGATCGTCATTGCCACAAAGGGGCTACTTTGTAGCGAGGCACAACTTGTCCCGATGTTTCTTGTCATATGGACACATCCTTTCCCCCGCTCGTCTTTCCCGCGCAGGCGGGAATCTCAATGCGAAGCATCAAATTTTTGCCCATTAAGATCCCCTACCGATAGCTATCGGTACAAGCTACCAATGACAGATTTAAAATTTGCTCGTCTTTTCGACTGCAGCGCACTTGTACGTTTTCAAAAGAAGCTCTTTAGGGTCAAAATCTATGACAGCGTAAAAAAAACTGTCCTCACAATTCCTGCGTTTTTGCCTCCACAATTGCTCGCAGCACGGTTTCAGCGACAAAAAAAAACCGCCAGCAAAAAGAGCCAGCGGTTTAAACCATAACAATTGGGATGATAGGTTATTTCTTTGGTGTCGCACTCATATAGAACGTCAGTTTACCACCATTTCTTATATCACTATGTTTAATTTGGTGATTAGTAATTTCCTTGCCGTTTAAAAGCACTTTTTTAACATAAACGTTTTTTTCGCTCTGTTTGATTGCTTCAATGGTAAAAGTTTTTCCGTTCTCTAAATTAATCACTGCATTATTTACCAGCGGGCTACCCAGCGAATACACATCAGAACCTGGCGCTACAGGATAAAATCCCATTGCCGAGAACATGTACCAGGCGCTCATTTGGCCACAGTCGTCGTTTCCGCCCAATCCATCCGCAGTAGGTTTGTATTGCATATTTAAAATGTGGCGTATTTGCGCCTGCCCTTTGTAAACTTCATCAGTCCAGTTATATAAGTAAGCCACATGATGCGCAGGCTCGTTTCCGTGAACGTAACCACCGATAATTCCTTCGCGGGTGATATCCTCGGTATGGGCAAAAAATTCATCGGGCAAATGCATGCTGAACAAAGTGTCTAAACGGGCTGCGAACTTCTTTTTACCGCCCATTACTTCAATTAACGAAGCTGGATCGTGAGGTACAAAAAAGCTGTAGTTCCAGCTGTTGCCTTCAATAAAACCCTGTCCTTCCGTATCTTTAGGGTCGAATGTTTTCTTGAAACTACCATCCGCTAAGCGGGGACGCATAAAGCCCGAAGCCTTATCATAATTGTTCCGCCAGTTTTCAGAACGTTTGATAAACTCGTTGTAAACATCCATGCGGTTTAATTTTTTAGCCAGTTGTGCAATCGCCCAATCATCATAGGCATATTCTAATGTATTTGAGACAGATACACCGCTTTTTTCTGCAGGAATGTATCCTTTATCCATGTAATAGCCAATACCCTCATAATCGCGATGTTTTGCAGTTGTAACGCAAGCATCAAGGGCTTTGTTGGCATCGCCCGTGTAAGTCCCCTTTATAATGGCATCAGATAAAACTGAAACACTATGGTAACCGCTCATGCACCAGTTATCGTTGGCATAGTGCGACCAAATGGGTAACATGTGCAGGCTGCTTTGATCAAAGTGAGCCATCATCGATTTGACCATGTCGTTACTGCGCTTTGGCTGCATAATATTAAAGAAAGGATGCAAAGCCCGGTAAGTATCCCACAACGAAAAGGTGGTGTAATTGGTAAAACCATCTGCTTTATGTACACCTTGATCTAACCCTTTATACTCGCCGTTAACGTCGGTGTAAGTAGTCGGGTTTATAAAAGCATGATAAAGGGCGGTATAAAAGTTGATTTTGTTAGTGTTTGATGTGCTTACCTGAATTTTGTTGAGCTCGTTGTTCCATGTAGCTTGGGCCTGGGTTTTTACTTTTTCAAAATCCCATCCCGAAATCTCTGCACGCATATTTTCGAGTGCATTCTCCTGGCTAACTGGAGACAAGGCAAATTTGATCTTTACTTTCTCGCCTTCCTTCGTATCGAAATCAAAATACATCTTCAGCTTTTTACCAGCAATTTCGGGGAAGTTTTGATCCTGGTTAAACTTGCCCCAAAATCCTCTGTACGCCTGCTTGGCATCGTAACTCTTACGGCCATAGTTTTTAAATGGTTTGGAGAAGCTCATGGCGAAGAAAACGGTTCTGGTTCGGGCCCAGCCGTTGGTTTGGCGGTATCCGGTAACCAAGGTATCGTTAACCACACGAACGTAAGTCCAAACGGTTTTCTCGTCGTAGTTATAAATTCCGGCCATGAGATCGAGGATGATGTGCGATTGATCGGATTTTGGGAAGGTGTACTGGTGCATGCCCACCCTATTTGTTGCCGTTAACTCGGCCGTAATGTTATCATCGTCGAGCTTCACTTTATAGTAGCCCGCCTCAGCAGTTTCGTTGGTGTGCGAGTAAGCCGAACGGTAGCCTCCTTTTGGATTGTCGGCCGTACCCGGGTTTAACTGCAGTTTGCCCTGTGTAGGCATAATTAAAAAATCGCCCAAATCTGAATGACCTGTGCCACTAAAATGCGTATGGCTGAAACCCGTTATCGTTTTATCTTCATATTTGTATCCTGCGCAGTATTTGTAAACATCGCCGTTATACTTGCCGTTAACCTCGTACGATATGGTATCGGTTTCGGGGCTTAATTGTACAGCACCAAATGGAACCGTTGCACCGGGATAAGTGTGCCCCATTTTTGATGTGCCTATAATCGGCTTAACGTACTGCACCAAATTCTGCTGTGCCGATGCCAGTAAGGACGAAAGCATAAAACAAGGCAGGATAATCTTTTTGATCATGTTTTAAAAATTAGCTTTTATTTTAAAAATTCTAAGGTATTAATTTAATTGCAAATCTGTAAAAATTCTATAACTAAATCGTTTAATCAACTAAAAAAATACAAAGGTAGTAACTCGAATACTAAAGTGGAAATTAAGGAAGTCCGAAAGTTGGGAGTCTGCAAGTTCGAGATAAAGCGCAGGGCTGATAGTTTACATGCTTTGCGATTAAATAATCTGGTTGGCATAGCCTAGGCCCTTGCGCATTGAGCTTCTACAAAGCCCCTCATTGCCTTGTCGGGGCGCTGAATCTCCATGCAAATAAGAAAATAACAGCGTAACAAACAATTGGCAAATAATACGCTGTTGCAACATCGTGCACGGCAACCAATCCCATCAAAAACGGCAGCACCGCACCTCCAACTACACCCATTGATATAAAGGATGAGGCTTGCTGTGTTCTTTTCCCGAGGTTCTTTATCCCGAGGGTAAAAATAGTGGGGAACATAATGCTGAAAAAGAAATTGATCATGAGTAAGGCGATGAAAGAAATCCATCCCAAATCCTGGGCAACAATTAAACACATCAGTACATTACCGGCTGCAAAAGTGGCGAGCAATTTATTTGGCGAAATAAATGTCATGAGGTATGTTCCTAAGAACCTTCCGGCAAGCATCATGGCCATAAACACGATCATGAAATAGCCGGCTTTCTCATTAGAAAATCCCATTTTTTCGGTGGCGAAATTGATAAAAAAGGCCCATGTTCCTCCCTGCGCTGCTACATTGAAAAACTGTGCTACAACTGCGCATTTGAAGTGAGTATGTGCAAAGAGCGGTTTATCAGGTGCGGTATCCTTGTTTAATCCGTCGGTTGGTAAATCAGCAGTAACATGCGGATCAGTTGTGTCCGGCACTTTAACGAACGAAAACGAAATGGCGATAAGGGTAATTACGATGGCAATTGCCACATATAGCATTTTTACTGAGTCGAGCCCGCCCCCCTTGTTATCGACACCAAAAATGAAGTAAGAACCCAACGCCGGGCCAATTAATGTACCAACTGCATTAAACGACTGTGCAAAATTTACCCTTTGATCGCTGGTTCTTTGATCGCCAAGCGAGGCCATAAAAGGATGTGCAACGGTTTCTAAGGTCGACATGCCGCACCCCAGGATAAACAGCGCAAATCTAAAAAAACCAAATGAAGCCGCATTTGCCGCCGGGAAAAACAGAAAAGAACCAATGGCATATAACGACAAACCAAGCAATACCCCTTTCTTGTACCCGAATTTCTTCATGAAAAGCCCGGCTGGGATTCCCATTACAAAGTAGGCGCCGAAAATGGAAAACTGTACAAGCCCCGATTGTGCCCTCGATACATTTAACACTTCCTGAAAGTGCTTGTTTAGCACATCGCCCATAGTCATGGAGATTCCCCACAAGGCAAACAACGAGGTAACGAAAATTAAGGTAGTCAGGAATCTTTTCTCGGTAAAGGGAACCTTTTGCATAGTTGATTTTGGTTAGATAGTATTATTAATTGCGCTTTCTTCTTTTGACGAAAAAGATCGCAGCGCTTATCATTGCAATTTGCGATAGAAAATTATTTTTTAGCAGGATCATAAATGGCCACCGCCACCCTGCTATCTGCACATCCATAATATAAATACCATTTGTGCTTAAAATAGGCCAAACCTTCGATAAATACGGTTCCGGCGGGATATTGGCCACTTTTTTCGAAAGGTTCAGCCGGAACTAAAAATGGCTTGTCTAATCTCGCAATCAGTTGCCCGGGATTTTCGGCACTGAATAGCGCCTGGCCGGCACAATAGGCATTTGCAGTATAATTTTCATCGCCATTTTTACCGCCTGAGTTTTTGCCGTTGTACATTAACACAATTCCGTTGGAAGTTAATACTGCCGGTGGGCCACATTCTGTAAACTGGCTGTCGAAATAACCTTTTCGGGTTGAGAACAACACTTTTAGATCGCCTTTTTCATCAACGATGGGTGCCCAGTTAACCAAATCATCCGATGTGGCTGCATATACTCTCGCCTCGCCCCAATACATCCAATACTTTCCATTTATTTTGGTTATAACCAGTTTATCGTTAACCAGAGTGGTTACAATGGAGGCCGATTTTGTGGGCAGGTTAAAGAACTTGCCATTATGGGCTTTCCGAAAGGCAGGGCCATTCTTTTTCCAGTGAATTAAATCTTTAGATGTTGCTGCCGCTAATCTCGGCACTTTTTTGTTCCATTGTGTGTAAAGCATAAGGTAAGTCCCATCGGCCGTTACCGCAATCCGTGGATCTTCGCATCCGCCTGTCCATTCAAATTCCTTTTGATCATCATTGCCCGGAAAAACAACCGGTGTTTTTGACCTTTTCATTTTCAATCCGTCTTTGCTTTCTGCCAAACCAATTCTTGAGGTCCTTTTTCCAATTCCTATCCCCGATCTATCTTCGGCACGGTATAAAACATAGATCTTACCATTTTTTACCGTGGCGCCCGGATTGAAAGTGTCATTGCTTTCCCAATCTACCTGCTCTTGCTTTATCGGGTCAAAAAACTTGCTTGTTGTATCGGGCGAAATTACAGGGTTTGCGCCTGGTGGCCTAACAAAGGGACCGAAAGACCAGCTCGGAAGTTTTGTTTGCGCATCGACCTGGATGAAGACAAACAATAAACATAAGGTGAATAGCTTTTTCATGTATTTATGTTGGCAGATAATGTTTTCGATACTTAAAACGGATTTGATCTATTGACCGCATCCTCGCCTTCCAATCAAAAAGCATTACAGCGGTACTGATATTTATATTTGGTTTGATTTTTTAAAAATAGCTATATAAAACGATTTACCAAATTCGTGATGTGTAACAAAAACAAATACGCACTTACAGGTGGATCTTTATCGTTCTTATGCCCGACTTTGGTATGGAAAGAGAAATAGTAGCCGGTCCCTTTTGCTTATTCAGCATGAAGATTTTTTTCAAAAAGCAAAAAAAAACCTCTAAATGCTATATTTAGAGGTTTCAAAAAGAAATTGTATTCTTTTAAGTCGGGATGGCAGGATTCGAACCTACGACCTCCTGCTCCCAAAGCAGGCGCGATACCGGGCTACGCTACATCCCGAACTGTGGTATCACCTTTTTAAAACCTTTTGTTAAAAGTGGTTTTGAACTTTTTGTCGGGATGGCAGGATTCGAACCTACGACCTCCTGCTCCCAAAGCAGGCGCGATACCGGGCTACGCTACATCCCGAACTTGGTATCTTCTTTTTTTAAACCCTTTTTCGAGGGTGGGCAAAGTTATAATTTAATATTTTATAATCACAATGTTTTGCCACTTTTTTATTTCAGCGGAGAGGGCGGGATTCGAACCCGCGGTACCGTTACCAGTACGACAGTTTAGCAAACTGTTCCTTTCGGCCTCTCAGGCACCTCTCCGTTTCCTCAATTTTTTTGTCCTACCGACCTTGTTTTGAGGTCTGCAAATATAGTAAAACAACCTATTCTACAAAAAAAAATTACAAAACTTGTTGATAATCTATTCGCACATGATAGATACTCATGAGCATCGTCTTGAAAATCAATTTGATAGTTTCAATATCTTTTAACGTTAAATCGCAATCATCAAGCTGATTTTGTTCTAATTTGTAGTTAATTATCCGTTCAACGATGTCATTTATGTTCTGCGCATCGGGATTTTTCAGACTTCTTGACGCTGCTTCGACCGAATCGGCAAGCATTAAAACCCCTTGCTCCTTACTAAAAGGTATGGGTCCGGGGTAACGGAAAATGTTCTCGTCGACGAATTTTTCGGGCGTGTTTTTTAAGAAAGATTGATAAAAATAATCTACCCGGGTATTGCCATGATGCGTTCTGATAAAATCGATAATGGCTTCGGGAATTTGATTTTTCCGCAAGATCTCAATTCCCTTATGCACATGCTGAATAATAATCTGTGCACTTTGCTCATAAGGCAACTTATCGTGCGGACTTACCGCGGTGTTTTGATTTTCTATAAAATATTGTGGATTGTCTACTTTGCCAATATCGTGGTACAGCGCCCCTGCCCTTACCAAAACGGAGTTTCCGCCGATTTTAAATATTGCTGCCTCGGCCAAATTGGCTACCTGTAAAGAGTGCTGAAAGGTTCCGGGGGCTTTAAAGGCAAGTTCTCGCAGCAGCCTGTTGTTGGTATTGGTCAATTCAATTAAGGCCACATCAGAGGTGATTCCGAAAATGCGCTCGAACAAATAAATTAATGGATAGGCCAGCAACGATAGCAAAACGCTAAAAATAAAGGGAACGAAGTTGATCCATTCGATCTCTCGGAATGAGCCCTCGCGTAATAAGGCTATGCCTACAAACGCCACAAAGTAGGCGAAAAGGATAAACATGGCTGAAACCAGAAATCGCTCTCTTTTTACAAAATTCTTAATGCTGAATATGGCCACCATGCCTGCTGTAACCTGATAAAATACAAATTCGAAACTATTGGCCACAAAAAAGCCTGCAATAAGTATCACGAGCATATGAAGGTAGAGGGCCAATCGGGTATCGAACAAGATCCGGATAATAATCGGTACCACGCAAAAAGGAATGTAGTACAGGCTCGGAATCTCCAGATTGATGGCCCAGGTAAGTGCCAGCAGCATGCCCGTGGTTACAATTAGTATTAACGAAAGCTGGCGGTTATCGGCAAAAATATCTTTCCTGAATAGAAACAAAAACGACATCAGTATGGCCAGTATAAAGGCTACCAAAACCACCTGCCCCAAATAAACCAGTGCCCGACTGCCGATGGTTTTGGTTTGTGCATCGTAATTGGCCTTGTACGATTCTAGTTTCTGGTAAATCTCCTCGTCTATTACATCATTCTTTGCTACAATCAACTCCCCTTTTTGCACCATTCCACGGGTAGTGGATATGTTGTTTATAGTAGTCTCCTGTATCGTTTGGGTTAATCGTTCGTCAAAAATGATGTTAGGTGTGATGTGATCGAGCGCTAAATTATTGATCAAGTCGGCAATTACCTGGTTCGACGCCTTAAATGTGTCCTTAAAATGGTTTAAGGCCGATTCGGCGGTGTATACATCCTGTGTGTTCACTTTCCGCGAAACGTTATTTTGTACCAAAGAGAAATCGTAATTCTTATCTCCCGCCTGGTGTTTAACATTTAAGCCAATAATTCCCTTTTGATAAATAGCTTGCAGGATCTTGTACGCCTGTGTTCTATAGTTGAGCCTATCTTTCTCGCCCAGCTGGGTTGATTTCCACTTGATGTCAAATTCATTCAAAAATTCCTCAAGCGAATTTTCCATCACGTCGCTTTCAAACTGATACACCGGAAGAATATCTTTCAATGCATTTTTCTTATCGATACTAACCTGTGGGTTGGTTTTTAATATCGCAAAGCTAAAGGGCGAAATCAAATCCTTGTTCTTCCACACCGTATTCTTTTCAAACTCGTACCTAAACCGTGGTTGTTTCGGTAAAAAGAGCGTAATGATGAAGACAGTAAATATCATCATCACATATTTTAGATTGGATGAATACTTACGATAAAGGATTTTGTGTGAATTTCTTTTGATTTTTGCCAAAGCGATAAAATTATTGTGCTTTCAAAATTAACATTTTTATCTAATAACTTGAATTCGTTATTGTTCAACGCTTACTGCTTAGTTGTTTTAACTGCTTAATTGGTGAATTGTTTGATTGATGAATTGCTTAATTGCTAATTCCCAACTGAAAACTGCTAATTCCCAACTGAAAACTGAAAACCGCCAACTGAAAATATTTGTAAATACCAAAACTTTTATTTTACTTTATGATATCAAATTAATATCAATCATGTATCAAGAAAAAATTATCAATCCTCCATCGGGGTATGTTACCTTCGCCTTATTTTTAGGCTTGCTAGGTGTATCTGTTTTTTGCTTTGTAACCGAACGCTTCATCTGGGGCGGCAGCCTCCTCGCCTTCGATTTCTTTCTGGTTCTTCCGGGGCTGATCATCAATAACCCCAATGAATCTAAAGTACTCACATTGTTCGGAAAATACGTGGGCACGGTGAAGAGCGATGGGTTTTTCTGGGTAAATCCGCTAACTGCAAAAAGAAAGGTTTCATTAAGGGCTAACAACCTCAATGGCCAACAGCTAAAAGTGAACGATAAGCAGGGAAACCCGATAGAAATTGCTGCCGTTGTGGTTTGGAAGGTAAACGAAACGGCAAAGGCTATTTTCTCTGTCGAAAACTACATCCAATATGTAAGCATCCAAAGTGAGGCCGCGGTTAGGCATTTGGCCAATATATTTCCTTACGACCATGCCGAGGGCGAAGAAGAAAGCATTACCTTAAAAGACGGTGCAGAGAAAGTGAGTGCGCTGTTAGAAAACGAGTTAAACGAGCGCCTTTCGCGGGCAGGAATTGAGGTGTTGGAGGCACGTATATCGCACCTTGCCTATGCCCCCGAAATTGCCAGCGCTATGTTGCAGCGTCAGCAGGCCACAGCTGTTATTGCCGCTCGAAAGCTTATTGTTGAAGGCGCCG from Pedobacter endophyticus includes:
- a CDS encoding SPFH domain-containing protein, giving the protein MYQEKIINPPSGYVTFALFLGLLGVSVFCFVTERFIWGGSLLAFDFFLVLPGLIINNPNESKVLTLFGKYVGTVKSDGFFWVNPLTAKRKVSLRANNLNGQQLKVNDKQGNPIEIAAVVVWKVNETAKAIFSVENYIQYVSIQSEAAVRHLANIFPYDHAEGEEESITLKDGAEKVSALLENELNERLSRAGIEVLEARISHLAYAPEIASAMLQRQQATAVIAARKLIVEGAVGMVEMALEKLSEKGIVELDEERKAAMVSNLLVVLCGDKHVQPVVNTGTLYN
- a CDS encoding HD family phosphohydrolase; protein product: MIFTVFIITLFLPKQPRFRYEFEKNTVWKNKDLISPFSFAILKTNPQVSIDKKNALKDILPVYQFESDVMENSLEEFLNEFDIKWKSTQLGEKDRLNYRTQAYKILQAIYQKGIIGLNVKHQAGDKNYDFSLVQNNVSRKVNTQDVYTAESALNHFKDTFKASNQVIADLINNLALDHITPNIIFDERLTQTIQETTINNISTTRGMVQKGELIVAKNDVIDEEIYQKLESYKANYDAQTKTIGSRALVYLGQVVLVAFILAILMSFLFLFRKDIFADNRQLSLILIVTTGMLLALTWAINLEIPSLYYIPFCVVPIIIRILFDTRLALYLHMLVILIAGFFVANSFEFVFYQVTAGMVAIFSIKNFVKRERFLVSAMFILFAYFVAFVGIALLREGSFREIEWINFVPFIFSVLLSLLAYPLIYLFERIFGITSDVALIELTNTNNRLLRELAFKAPGTFQHSLQVANLAEAAIFKIGGNSVLVRAGALYHDIGKVDNPQYFIENQNTAVSPHDKLPYEQSAQIIIQHVHKGIEILRKNQIPEAIIDFIRTHHGNTRVDYFYQSFLKNTPEKFVDENIFRYPGPIPFSKEQGVLMLADSVEAASRSLKNPDAQNINDIVERIINYKLEQNQLDDCDLTLKDIETIKLIFKTMLMSIYHVRIDYQQVL